In Brachyspira pilosicoli, the genomic window AGGACCCATTAAGGCTGCTTTTAATGCTGCTATAGAACTGATATCAAAATCTTTATTATTTTTATTTTGTTCTTCTAAAGCTATACAAGCTCCTGTTATAAAAGTTACTGTTTGAGGAGTTGTGTTAAAAAACTCCAAATGTCTTTTTAAAGCTTTTGACATATCATCTTTATTAGTATATAACTTTTTTAATATGGGAAGTATTGAATAACAAAATCCAACATTTTGCATTCTTTCATAATTAAAACAAGCCTGTAGAGGAAAAGATCTCCAAAATACTTTTTGTAAATCTTTTTTTGTAATTATTGATTTTTCTTCTGTTTTTTCCATAATTTCTCCTTTTTTTATTATAGTTCTCCGCTTGAAGCACTATTATTTTCTAATGTATTAGGATTATTTTCGTTAGATTTATGTTTTATTGTTTCTTGATAAATTATATAAGCTATAATACCGCCAACAATAGCAACAGCTATAGTACTTGCTTCAAATATTGCACTTAAAACAAAACCTACAAATAAATATGCCGCATTGTTTTTATCAAAGATTAATTGCATTAAAATGGCTATACCTAATGCTGGCAACATTCCGCTTGCTACTGTTAAACCTTTTATAATAAAGTCAGGAAGAGCATCAATAAAAGCAGCTATTGTATTTGAACCTAATAATACTCCCAAGAATACAACTATAAATTCACTAAAAAAGAATAAAAATGCTCCTGCCCACATAGCTCTAGCAACTTTATTAGGGTCTCCTTCATTTGCCGCTTTATCTGCCCAATGCAAAAACGTAGTGTTTATTGTTCTGTCTAATATGCCGACAGATTGAGCCAAAGTAGCAATTGGTAAAGATAAGGCAACAGCAGCCTCCATACTTAATCCAGACATAATAGCAAAAGCAGTAGATAATATTCCCCCAGCAACAACATCAGGAGGTGTAGCAGCGCCTATGCCGACAATACCCATCATTACTAATTCTAATGAAGCCCCCATTATTATTCCTGTCTGAAAATCTCCTAATATTAATCCAACTATTGGACCTGTTACTATTGGTCTGTCAATCATGTGCTGACCAAAAA contains:
- a CDS encoding PTS sugar transporter subunit IIC, yielding MLLNALLLGILAGIAIWDGRVFGQHMIDRPIVTGPIVGLILGDFQTGIIMGASLELVMMGIVGIGAATPPDVVAGGILSTAFAIMSGLSMEAAVALSLPIATLAQSVGILDRTINTTFLHWADKAANEGDPNKVARAMWAGAFLFFFSEFIVVFLGVLLGSNTIAAFIDALPDFIIKGLTVASGMLPALGIAILMQLIFDKNNAAYLFVGFVLSAIFEASTIAVAIVGGIIAYIIYQETIKHKSNENNPNTLENNSASSGEL